GAGAACGATCAGAATCCCGGTTCCCACGAGTGCGAGAACCCTCATTCCGATCATCCTTTCGGCACGGGAGTGGGCCTAGGAGGACTTGAACCTCCGACCTCTTCGTTATCAGCGAAGCGCTCTAACCGCCTGAGCTATAGGCCCTCGAACCGAGATGGAACACTACCCCACCGGGGTCGCCGGAAACAAATCGCCTCGGCGGGGCAGCGTTCCGGCAGGTCAATCCGGGTCGGCGAGGGTGGCCTGAACGCCGCCTACGAGATCGGTGCAGAGGTTGTAGATGAACGCACCGAGGGTCGCGAGAGCCGTCAGCAACACCGTGTTGGCGATGCCGATGATCGTCGCGTAGCCGAACACCTGGCCGGCCGAGACGAGCGCACCGCTACCGGCGTCGGAGACGATGTCGGTGAACGCACTGTTGAGGCGTTCCCATACCCCCATGCCGGCCAGCACGCCGTAGAGTAGGCCGACCGCGATCATCCACACGAAGAACAACGACACCGAGATCACCGACGAGATCTTCAGCATCGACCAGGGGTCGATACGGCGGATCTGCACGGTGGCCCGCAGCGGTCCGGCGGCGGGGATCGCCGTGGGCACCGCGGTGGTGGCGGGGGCGCTCACCTGCGGGGTCTCCCCCGTGCTCGACGAACCGGTCGACGGATGCTTCACTGCGGACAGATCCGGCAGGTCCTTGGCGAGATCCTTGCGTTCGATGTGCCGTGTCGGGCCGTCGATTACCGCGGACTTCGCCTTCGCTGCAGCGGCCCGGTCGCGCGTCCCGCGCGCGGCGTCTCCGCCCCCGGCCGGGCTAGCTCCTCCGGCGGCATTGGGAGCCGCTGTGCCGGTCACGACGGGACGCGTCGACGGCTCCGGGCCTCCGGCCGCAGAGCCCTTGGCCGAGGCCCCAGCGGGGCGCTGAGGCGCTCCACCCTGCTTGGACAGACCCTGACCCACACCCGGAACGTTCGTCTGCGGAGCGTTCTGCGGGGAGCCCGACTGCGCCGACGCCGCTCCCCGCTGCCAGGGAGGGGTCGGGCCGCCGGAGCGGGGCATCTGGGCGGTGCGTTGCTGACCTGTGGCCGGCTGATCGGCCGCAGCCGATCCATTCTTACCGTCCGCTGAGGCACCACCGGACTTCTGGGAGCCGCCCTGAGCAGGCGTGTCCTGCGCCGCCTTCGCCGTCGGCTCGGCGGCCTTCCGGCCTGCTGCCGGCTGCTGGTCGGCCGGACCCTGCACGGGTGCCGGGTCCGCTGCTCCCGCTGCGGGAGCGGACGAACCCTCCGCCGGTGCCCCAGGAGCCTGCGAAGGCTGGGCCGGTGACGACTGCAACGGCCGGTTCTCCGGCGCCGGTTTCTGCTCCGAGGCCGGGCCCTGCTGCGTGCCCTTGTTCTCGGGCTTCACCTCGTTCTCTGTACGGTCCTCCGGCTTCCGACCGGTTTGCCCGCGATCGGCCCCGTTCGGTCCCTGGGGAGTGCTCACTTACGACTCCTTAGCTCCGGCTGCGTCGGCTTCGTCCGGCTCGTCGGCGTTGCGCGCGATCGC
This window of the Rhodococcus pyridinivorans genome carries:
- a CDS encoding DUF3566 domain-containing protein; the encoded protein is MSTPQGPNGADRGQTGRKPEDRTENEVKPENKGTQQGPASEQKPAPENRPLQSSPAQPSQAPGAPAEGSSAPAAGAADPAPVQGPADQQPAAGRKAAEPTAKAAQDTPAQGGSQKSGGASADGKNGSAAADQPATGQQRTAQMPRSGGPTPPWQRGAASAQSGSPQNAPQTNVPGVGQGLSKQGGAPQRPAGASAKGSAAGGPEPSTRPVVTGTAAPNAAGGASPAGGGDAARGTRDRAAAAKAKSAVIDGPTRHIERKDLAKDLPDLSAVKHPSTGSSSTGETPQVSAPATTAVPTAIPAAGPLRATVQIRRIDPWSMLKISSVISVSLFFVWMIAVGLLYGVLAGMGVWERLNSAFTDIVSDAGSGALVSAGQVFGYATIIGIANTVLLTALATLGAFIYNLCTDLVGGVQATLADPD